The Pyxidicoccus xibeiensis genome includes a window with the following:
- a CDS encoding RNA polymerase sigma factor, which produces MGSSEGLTEWVKRASRGEATAYSELYRRSRPMVARLVAGFAPLDPDEVEDVIQETFVRAFRALPRLKEVGAFEAWLLSIARNRARTRLERKSSTRRLEDDVADPEPETVPHIPEALQLERDIEVVRQLIAELPEGEEKRTVQLFYIEGELSAREIAEKLGVGKSAVTMRLERFRGRIKRELLRRVLAGRWE; this is translated from the coding sequence GTGGGTTCCTCGGAGGGGTTGACGGAGTGGGTGAAGCGGGCGTCCCGAGGGGAGGCGACTGCCTACAGTGAGCTGTACCGGCGCTCCCGGCCCATGGTGGCGCGGCTGGTGGCCGGGTTCGCCCCGCTGGACCCGGACGAGGTGGAGGACGTCATCCAGGAGACCTTTGTCCGGGCGTTCCGGGCGCTCCCCCGACTGAAGGAGGTCGGAGCGTTCGAAGCGTGGCTGCTGTCCATTGCCCGCAACCGGGCCCGGACACGGCTGGAGCGCAAGTCGAGCACGCGGCGGCTGGAAGACGACGTGGCGGACCCGGAGCCAGAGACGGTTCCCCACATCCCCGAGGCGCTGCAGCTGGAGCGCGACATCGAGGTGGTGCGACAGCTCATCGCCGAGCTGCCGGAGGGCGAGGAGAAGCGGACGGTGCAGCTCTTCTACATTGAGGGCGAGCTGTCGGCGCGGGAGATTGCGGAGAAGCTGGGCGTGGGGAAGAGCGCGGTGACGATGCGGCTCGAGCGGTTCCGGGGCCGCATCAAGAGAGAGTTGCTCCGGCGGGTGCTAGCCGGTCGGTGGGAGTGA